The following proteins are encoded in a genomic region of Triticum dicoccoides isolate Atlit2015 ecotype Zavitan chromosome 1B, WEW_v2.0, whole genome shotgun sequence:
- the LOC119342665 gene encoding nodulation protein H-like, which translates to MVLQAKMIVYSSKSSKGTLFPVRSMLVFFIALFGFYVCYFSFTQIALENEGGEMNGAEERTNILCKRPSEIPYDQMQYVHFPRPMSYDRGECACTPVRFFVIVSMQRSGSGWFETLLNSHPNVSSNGEIFSVRERREDIASTLWTLDKLYDLDWRTSAAKNECTAAFGLKWMLNQGLMDYPDEIVDYLIKKGVMVIFLFRRNTLRRLVSVLANDYDRKTKQLNGTHKAHVHSQEEAEILARFKPDLDVSSLIPSMRSAEQSMDACLRRFRATRHMILYYEDVIRDDNALSRVQEFLGLPVRSLSSRHVKIHTSPLPDLVDNWEDVRRTLKPTEFARLLDG; encoded by the exons ATGGTGTTGCAAGCAAAAATG ATCGTGTACTCATCTAAAAGCTCAAAGGGAACGCTGTTTCCTGTACGATCAATGCTTGTCTTCTTCATTGCACTATTTGGTTTCTATGTCTGCTACTTCTCCTTCACTCAAATAGCCTTAGAAAATGAAGGAGGAGAAATGAACGGAGCAGAAGAACGAACAAACATTCTATGCAAAAGACCTTCAGAAATTCCATATGATCAGATGCAGTATGTGCACTTTCCAAGACCTATGAGTTACGACAG GGGAGAATGCGCATGTACCCCGGTCCGTTTCTTCGTCATTGTATCTATGCAAAGATCAGGCAGCGGGTGGTTTGAGACTCTGCTCAACAGCCACCCCAATGTGAGCTCAAATGGTGAAATCTTCTCGGTGAGGGAGCGCAGAGAGGATATCGCGTCAACCTTGTGGACTCTTGACAAGCTGTATGATTTGGATTGGCGCACCAGCGCAGCAAAAAATGAATGCACGGCTGCATTTGGATTGAAGTGGATGCTAAATCAG GGCCTTATGGATTATCCTGATGAGATTGTGGATTATTTGATAAAAAAGGGTGTGATGGTGATATTTCTCTTCAGGAGGAATACATTAAGGAGGCTTGTCTCTGTGTTGGCTAACGACTATGACAGGAAAACGAAGCAGTTGAACGGCACCCACAAAGCTCATGTTCACTCACAAGAGGAG GCTGAGATCCTAGCGAGGTTCAAGCCGGATTTGGACGTGTCATCTCTGATCCCAAGCATGAGAAGCGCGGAGCAGTCCATGGACGCCTGCCTGCGCCGCTTCCGCGCCACGCGCCACATGATCCTCTACTACGAGGACGTAATCCGCGACGACAAT GCGCTGTCTCGGGTGCAGGAGTTCCTGGGACTCCCGGTGAGGAGTCTGTCCAGCAGGCACGTCAAGATCCACACCAGCCCACTCCCGGACCTGGTGGACAACTGGGAGGACGTGAGACGCACGCTCAAGCCCACGGAGTTTGCTCGTTTACTTGACGGCTGA